The nucleotide sequence TTCAATCACCTTCTCTCTTGTGATGGAGGGATCCGGATCATACGAAGCGCCAATGTAGCTGTAAAGGATCCTCTGGTATTCTGTTACTCCGGTCTGGTCGGGCTGATAACGGAGGGTTTCAAGGGATTCCTGGAATGCCTCGACGAGATGATCGGGTGTCTCCCTGTTGAAGGCAAAATAGAGATCATTGCTCTCAATTCTGTAGACAATACCGAAATGGTCTGGATCATCAGTTGTCTTTTCAATGAAGTACCTGCCGGCAAAATCTCCATAACAGAAGAGATCAATTTCCCCATCATGAAGGAGAGAGATGAGCTCTGGTGCATCCTCGGCGACAATGATGTTTGTCTCTGGAACCCCCATATCCTTAATCAGAACTGCTGAATAATCGCCCTCTACAACCCCGATTCGGTACTGCTTCAGGTCATCCGGTGTGGAGATCTCAAATCCCCGATCCAGCTCTCCAAAGATAACAAAGACCCCAGTTGCAAATGGTCCCGCCCATTTGAAGAGCTCTTCCCTCTCCGGGGTCCTGATTATACTGAAAAGGACGGTATTCTTCTCTGAGAGGACGGTATCATAGGCGGTATGCCATGGCAGTACCTTGATCTCATCTCTTGGTACCGGGGTTCCCATCTCTTCAAGTGCTGCAAGCAGGATATCTACAGAGATCCCTTTGACAATCCCGTCTTCGATATAGTTGAATGGGGGATGCTCTTCTGTTATGAACGTCATCTCCCCGATCCCTCTGAGGCCCGGATCGCCGGTCTCTTCAGAGGTTGTGCATCCTGCGGCAAGCATGAAAGCCAGTGCGAGGCAGAATGTGAATATAATAGTACTCTTTACCATAACAATACCAATAAAACTGGTTCTTCGGCATTATAAACCTCTGCTTCGGCAATAAGACCCGATTTCTCATAAAAAACAGTACACAGGCATATATATGTGTATACTTTTATCTGTACATTACACTATGGCCACCTTCCGTCGATAGCTCTTAAGCGCCCACCGAAGGCAGGTGTTTTGTCTCGTGGTGGGGCGGGTACTGGTACGCTTTGGTGATACGAAATAGTGGAGAAGCAAAGCCCATTCATACGATCCCGAAAATGGGGCGTGATCTCACCAGTTAATAATTAATCACAAACAACTTGTTTCTGGCATTTACTATGAATGGAGCAATTCTCACCCAGCTCAATGTTCTCCTGCAGCTCATCTGTGTCATCATCGTTGCCGCATATCTCCTGACACGGAGCAGGATATTCCCGGAGATCCTGGATGGAAATCCGACGATAAAAACCCGGATAATCCTTATCCTCCTCTTTGGCGGCCTCTCCATCTATGGATCAGTCAGCGGAATCGAGTTCCTCGGATCGGTTGTGAATGTCCGCGATCTTGGACCGATGGTCGCGGGCCTGCTTGCGGGTCCCTGGGTTGGGATGGGCGCAGGGCTGATCGGGGCCGCTTATCGTCTGAGTATGGGAGGTATCACCATCTATGCCTGCTCTATTTCAGCGGTCTTTGCCGGGCTCTTTGGTGGACTTATATGGATATACTATAAGAGGAAGTTTGCGGGCACAACGATTGCCGTCGCATTTGCCATTCTGATGGAGGTGTTCCATATGGCACTCACACTTCTGATGGTCAGACCATTTGATATGGCACTTGAAATTGTCAGCAGAGTATCTATTCCGATGATCCTTGCTAATGCCGCCGGGATGTTCGTCTTTGCTGTTATGGTTAAAAATATTCAGAACGAGCGAAAGATTCAGGCAGAACGTGATGAGCTTATGCTGGAGATGGAGCAGAAAGTGGCCGAACATTCCTGTGCCGATACGCTTGTGCAGAAATAATTATTTTCGTTTCATCCCTTTTTCACGATCGTCTGATAAAGATACCAGTGATGATCGGGGTCTATAGTATCCACATGATCAATCTGACCCCCGTCCTCCTATGATACGGGGAATCTCTCCTGATACTCCCTCTTCCACGGGATCACCCCCTGGACCCGCCCTTCGGCTCCCCGCGTATCCTCTCTCAATCCGGTCTTGGTCTCCCCAGATCCACCAGAATATAATACCTAATCTGCACCCAGCGAAGATCCAGTATTCGCATCCTCGATGACTTGGAGTATTGTATATTATTTGTTTGTGCTCTGGCTCGCAAAAGAGGGTCCCCATCCCGGGAAACCAGGTATGGCAGGCAAAACCTATCCCGGCATCTCTCTTTGGATCAACCACCCAATCCTCCTCAGACCCGACCCAAATGAACCGGATTTCTCCATACTAATGCAAAAAATACGGGGAAAGCAGAGGACATACCAATAGCCACCCCTTTCTCCATCCGCAAAGACTTCAGTACAGCACCGGTCCCTCTCCCCGCGAGCCATAGGATCTCCGCCGGGTGCGGTATCCCGCCATCCGCTCATTCTCCGGGGTAGAACGCCCGGTGTGGCCGGTGAAGCATGCCATATGGATGACGCTCTCCTTATGGAGAAGTGCAGAACCGATGATATCTCCCCCTTCGAGACGGATATCGGTACCCAGCCCCACGGCAGCGAATGACTCCGTTTTACATGCCGCGATCCGTTTGAGGAGATCCTGCGGACTCTCCGGCTTCCGGGGCGGTCGCGCTGGTGTTTTTTCTTCGCTCAATGCCTCCATGACGTAACTTCGGATCAGCTTCTCGTGGATGCGGGTGTAGGCATCCGGGCGGGAGAGGAACTCCATTCCTGCCGGCCGTTTGTCTAGGGAGATGATAATCCCCTGCTGTCCCTGCCGGATTGGGAAGGCATCAAGGTATTCCTTCATTGCCGGGGCCCTGGCCTCGAAGATATCCTTCATAGCCCCGGTCGGCGACGAGACATCTGCCCTCATTGATCGATGGGAGATCTCATCCCAGATCTCACGCTGGTCCGATGCCCTGCTCTCCTGATGCCGCATGGACTCCCCGACCGACGCCATCTTTTTTGCCCGGATTGAACAATCCATCATGATTCCGGAGTCCGAGAAGGATGAGCCTGAGTACGACCATCGACCCTGCTCGGTGCAGCTGACCGGGATGATCAGCTCCGCCATCCCGGGGACGAGGATGCTGGTGTTCAGCACACGGTTCTGCTTGGCCCCGGTAATCTCCTCGCCATCGATGAGCAGGACAGGGATCGTATCCTTGTTCACCACCATGAGCTCAGGCACTCTCCCCTCCTTGTTCACTTCGGTGATGAGGATCCGGCTCTGCTCAAGGGCCTGGCTCAGCGTGAGGTACTCAAAACCGCTATCCTGGGAGGAGAAGAGTGGGAAGACCTCCATTCTCTTATGATCAATGCCCTCTCCGATCCGCATTTGGTTGAAATAATTTTCAACTATTGTATGCATATTTTAACTATATTACTCTCGTCACCATAATACTATCTCTCTTCCTGAACTGCCCCCCGGAGATGTTTCTTGATCGAGAGAGGTGGTGGTACAGTTTCCTGGTGTTACCCCTACAAGAGAGATTGATATATCGCTGTGGTGAACAGAGATGATCCCCATGCCCTCTGACCGAGCAGCCATCCAGCGAGTCTTCATCGAGCTCTTTGAACCCCATGACCTGAAGATCCCAGACGAACACCTCCGGGATGGAACTCCCGGCTCCCTCCCCTATGGCAGCGGCCGGCTCATGTTCGCATTTGGCATGGATGACGGGGCATTCTTCATGGAATATTATGCCCATCACCGGATCGGTGGGGACTGTCGCGGCAGGATCTATGAGGATGGCAGGCATGTCCAGCTGCCTGAATTATGCACTATGATCTGCTACAACGCAGACATCCCCGGCGACTATGAGCGGCAGGAGAAGAAGAACCGGGAAGAGTATGCACGGATCATGAAGGAGCTGACCGATGTTGGCATCTTCTCAGGCGGGCCGGTGCCGGGATCGCTTCTGATCAACTCGCACCTGGTATTGGGGGAGGAGGAAGAGCAGGAAAAATAAAGAGGTGCCCCCCCCGGTATCAGGCAGGTCCACCCCGCCATGCACCCGCCGGGACCCGGATCTCAAACCTCGCCCCCTCTCCATACACCCCGGTCTCGATAATAGAGATCCCGGTGATGGCGAGGATCTCGCGGGCAAGGAAGAGCCCAAACCCGGTATTTCTGCCGACGCCCTTTTTGAAGATCTCCTCCTTCTGGTCATCCGGGATGCCGGGGCCGTCATCTTCCCAGGTGATCAGAAGGGAGGCCTCCCGAGGGGTGCAGGTGATCGTGATGGCGGTTGCCCCTTCCGCATACCGGATCGTGTTCTCCATCAGGTTATACAAGACCTTGACTATCATCGGATCAGCCAGCACCTGGTGTCTGCCACAGACTGCATGAAGAGGCAGATCTGATTCAGGGATTGCCATGATGAGATCATCGATGGTGTGCCACGCCGCCTTCTTCACACCAACCTCTTCGTAGATCCGGGTGAACTCGATCTGCCGCTGTATAGCGGTCGTGGCCTTCTTCACTTCGTCGAGGTAGCGTGCCTGAACGGGATCCACACTCATCTCCCCGGCAAACTCGAGGAAGCCCTGGGATACCATGACCTGGTTGAGGATATCGTGCCGGGTGATACTGGAGAGGAGCTGGAGTTTTCTGTTTGCGGTATGGAGGGCTTCCTCATAGGTTATCCTCTCGGTGATATCCCGGGCCGCCGCGTAGATCAGGGTACCTTTGGGATGCGACCGCCACTCGATATACCGGTATGATCCGTCTTTACAAAGATATCGGTTGGTGAAGTTCAGGACCTCTTCGCCCCGGCCAAGATCGGCGATTGCATCGAGAGTGGCCTGCATATCATCAGGATGAACAAAATCAAGGAACTTCCGTCTATTGAGTTCTTCGGTTGTGTATCCGATACTACTGCTCCATGCCGGATTGGTCTTGATGAAGTTCCCCTCAAGGTCGGCGATGCAGAGCAGATCAAGATTAACATTGAAGAAGCTCTCCAGCTCCTCTGCCTGTTTCTTCTGTTCGGTGATGTCGATATTGGTCCCTGTCCAGCGAACCGGTCTGCCGTCTGCATCTCTCTGGACGTCGCCGCGGGTGAGGATCCACCGCCAGCTCCCGTCTTTGTGGCGAAGACGGTGTTCAACCTGGTAGGTATTCGCTCTTCCCTCCTGATGATCGCTGACTGCCTTCATGATGCGGGCGGTCTCATCGGGGTGCCAGAGGTTCATCCATCCGGTGAAGGTATTCTCGATCTCATGATCCTCATACCCGAGCATCCTCTTCCACTGTTTGGAGTAAAATACCCGGTCATTGATCATGTCCCAGTCCCATAACCCCGCCCCGGTCCTCTCAATTGCCCGGCTGTAGCGATCCTCGCTCTCCCGGAGGGCTGCCTCCGCTGCTTTTCTCTGGGTGATATCCGTGAATGTAACGGCACAGAGTTTCGGTCCTGCCTGGTAGGCGGAGATCTCAAAATCCGAGCCAAGAAGTTCTGACCCCTCCTCAAACTGCAGTGGTAT is from Methanocalculus alkaliphilus and encodes:
- a CDS encoding cache domain-containing protein; this encodes MLAAGCTTSEETGDPGLRGIGEMTFITEEHPPFNYIEDGIVKGISVDILLAALEEMGTPVPRDEIKVLPWHTAYDTVLSEKNTVLFSIIRTPEREELFKWAGPFATGVFVIFGELDRGFEISTPDDLKQYRIGVVEGDYSAVLIKDMGVPETNIIVAEDAPELISLLHDGEIDLFCYGDFAGRYFIEKTTDDPDHFGIVYRIESNDLYFAFNRETPDHLVEAFQESLETLRYQPDQTGVTEYQRILYSYIGASYDPDPSITREKVIELVNLTVDAIEKDAPATLTRVNAGEHPFRDRDNRALYVFVYDTNVTIVAEADNPRLIGVSMRGKTDIEGTPFRDQFTNIALAEGSGWIDYKWTQPEKNGIYHKSAYFQLTEGSDNNQYIVVSGLYTANPNLPHQD
- a CDS encoding ARPP-1 family domain-containing protein, whose product is MRIGEGIDHKRMEVFPLFSSQDSGFEYLTLSQALEQSRILITEVNKEGRVPELMVVNKDTIPVLLIDGEEITGAKQNRVLNTSILVPGMAELIIPVSCTEQGRWSYSGSSFSDSGIMMDCSIRAKKMASVGESMRHQESRASDQREIWDEISHRSMRADVSSPTGAMKDIFEARAPAMKEYLDAFPIRQGQQGIIISLDKRPAGMEFLSRPDAYTRIHEKLIRSYVMEALSEEKTPARPPRKPESPQDLLKRIAACKTESFAAVGLGTDIRLEGGDIIGSALLHKESVIHMACFTGHTGRSTPENERMAGYRTRRRSYGSRGEGPVLY
- a CDS encoding LytS/YhcK type 5TM receptor domain-containing protein; this translates as MNGAILTQLNVLLQLICVIIVAAYLLTRSRIFPEILDGNPTIKTRIILILLFGGLSIYGSVSGIEFLGSVVNVRDLGPMVAGLLAGPWVGMGAGLIGAAYRLSMGGITIYACSISAVFAGLFGGLIWIYYKRKFAGTTIAVAFAILMEVFHMALTLLMVRPFDMALEIVSRVSIPMILANAAGMFVFAVMVKNIQNERKIQAERDELMLEMEQKVAEHSCADTLVQK